The Synechococcus sp. MU1643 genome contains a region encoding:
- a CDS encoding Rieske 2Fe-2S domain-containing protein yields MHPTWTEQWWPISYVQDLDPKQPSRFTLLERDLVIWWDRAESSWRVFPDVCPHRLVPLSEGRINEEGLLECPYHGWSFDGSGQCQRVPQALDNTQPNNRRSRCASLPTATGQGLLFVWMGAPDASHPSQLPLVPALEDNPDSWTVQDTFRDLPMDAVTLLENVLDVSHVPFTHHKTVGKRENAAPVEATITGEDAKGFTAYWDEGPRRGKLGAQSTSFHAPQLMWHDLTAKGFGRILTVVYAVPIRRGECRLFARFPFQFQSAIPRLLIGLRPRWLQHIGNHKVLEDDQVFLHWQERVVERAGGSPTVKRSFFMPTTADVYVAALHRWLNANGGEPFAGQQLPPRQTTTALMDRYASHTIHCRSCSTALARIRAGRPWAWALLWGSAVLVGIQQGNTWSSIGLVSAALSALALRQLNRWELGLTIGNGQAPRNR; encoded by the coding sequence ATGCACCCCACCTGGACCGAACAGTGGTGGCCGATCAGCTATGTGCAGGACCTCGACCCCAAACAGCCGAGTCGGTTCACACTGCTGGAGCGGGATCTGGTGATCTGGTGGGATCGCGCCGAATCGAGTTGGCGCGTCTTCCCTGACGTCTGCCCCCACCGTCTGGTCCCCCTCAGCGAAGGGCGGATCAACGAGGAAGGATTGCTCGAATGCCCTTACCACGGCTGGAGTTTCGACGGCAGCGGCCAGTGCCAGCGCGTGCCACAGGCCCTCGACAACACCCAGCCCAACAACCGTCGGTCCCGCTGCGCCAGCCTGCCGACAGCCACGGGGCAGGGGCTGCTGTTCGTCTGGATGGGTGCCCCCGATGCCTCCCACCCCAGTCAGCTCCCCCTGGTGCCGGCACTGGAGGACAACCCCGACAGCTGGACGGTGCAAGACACCTTCCGGGACCTCCCGATGGACGCCGTGACCCTGCTGGAGAACGTGCTGGATGTGAGTCACGTTCCCTTCACCCATCACAAGACCGTTGGCAAACGGGAGAACGCTGCACCCGTGGAGGCCACGATCACGGGGGAAGACGCCAAGGGCTTCACGGCCTACTGGGACGAGGGGCCGCGTCGGGGCAAGCTCGGCGCCCAATCCACCAGCTTTCATGCACCGCAACTGATGTGGCATGACCTCACCGCCAAGGGCTTCGGGCGGATCCTCACGGTGGTGTACGCCGTGCCGATTCGCCGTGGCGAATGCCGCCTTTTCGCCCGCTTCCCCTTCCAGTTCCAATCCGCCATCCCCCGCCTGCTGATCGGATTGCGTCCCCGCTGGTTGCAGCACATCGGCAATCACAAGGTGTTGGAGGACGATCAGGTGTTCTTGCACTGGCAGGAACGGGTGGTGGAGCGAGCCGGAGGTAGCCCCACCGTAAAACGCAGTTTTTTCATGCCCACGACGGCCGACGTCTACGTGGCGGCGCTGCATCGCTGGTTGAATGCCAACGGCGGCGAGCCCTTTGCAGGACAACAGCTACCTCCGAGGCAAACCACTACGGCGCTGATGGATCGGTACGCCAGCCACACCATCCATTGCCGCAGCTGCTCGACGGCGCTTGCGCGGATTCGCGCTGGCCGACCCTGGGCCTGGGCCCTGCTCTGGGGATCCGCCGTTCTTGTGGGCATCCAGCAGGGCAACACTTGGAGCAGCATCGGCTTGGTGAGCGCCGCACTCTCGGCCTTGGCACTGCGGCAACTCAACCGTTGGGAGCTGGGCCTGACCATCGGCAACGGCCAGGCCCCACGCAACCGCTGA
- the stpA gene encoding glucosylglycerol 3-phosphatase: MPRLTPDQLLQELSGAEDLLIVQDLDGVCMQLVKDPLTRRMDPSYVDTVAALDGQFAVLTNGEHEGRRGVNRLVEQALGDPDLPKREGCYLPGLAAGGVQLQDRFGDLSHPGVSPAEMDFLAAAPTRMEALLMERLPALLPQLGVDDLAVVAKAAVLDTQVSPTINLNGIFALVPADVTDQQALQLMLSELMHQLLAEAADQGLEESFFLHVAPNLGRDAQGQERLKPAAAGDVGTTDIQFMLTGSIKEAGLLVLLNQHIQRRWGESPLGETFNVRTAPHDPEELLALVKQRIPAERMPLLVGVGDTVTSTASVDGTGWMRGGSDRGFLNLLQDLGAWCGQPNRVVLVDSSHGEVDRPSHADGTLQGITDPEDPLRIDALMPDGPEQYIAWFRQLSDRRRVG; this comes from the coding sequence ATGCCCCGTTTGACGCCCGATCAGTTGCTGCAGGAGCTCTCCGGTGCTGAAGACCTGCTGATCGTGCAGGACCTGGATGGTGTCTGTATGCAACTGGTGAAGGATCCACTGACGCGGCGCATGGATCCGTCCTATGTGGACACGGTCGCCGCTCTGGATGGCCAATTCGCTGTGTTGACCAATGGTGAGCACGAAGGCCGGCGCGGGGTGAACCGCCTCGTGGAGCAGGCCCTGGGGGATCCCGATCTCCCCAAACGCGAGGGCTGTTATCTGCCAGGCCTGGCGGCTGGAGGGGTGCAGCTGCAGGATCGCTTTGGCGACCTGAGCCACCCCGGCGTCTCGCCGGCGGAAATGGATTTCCTCGCTGCAGCCCCCACCCGGATGGAAGCTCTGCTGATGGAGCGATTGCCTGCTCTGCTGCCGCAGCTGGGTGTTGATGATCTGGCTGTGGTGGCCAAAGCCGCGGTGTTGGACACCCAGGTCTCACCGACCATCAATCTCAACGGGATTTTTGCGCTCGTCCCCGCTGATGTCACCGATCAGCAGGCCCTGCAGTTGATGCTGTCGGAGCTGATGCATCAGCTGCTTGCTGAGGCTGCTGATCAGGGACTGGAGGAATCGTTCTTCCTGCATGTGGCTCCCAACCTGGGCCGTGATGCGCAAGGCCAGGAACGGCTCAAGCCCGCTGCTGCCGGAGATGTGGGAACCACCGACATCCAATTCATGCTCACCGGGTCCATCAAGGAGGCCGGACTTCTGGTGCTGCTCAATCAGCACATCCAGCGCCGTTGGGGTGAATCTCCCTTGGGTGAGACGTTCAATGTGAGAACGGCTCCCCACGATCCCGAGGAGCTGTTGGCTTTGGTGAAGCAGCGCATCCCCGCAGAGCGGATGCCGTTGTTGGTGGGGGTGGGCGACACGGTCACATCCACTGCATCGGTTGATGGCACGGGCTGGATGCGTGGGGGGAGTGACCGCGGTTTCCTCAACCTGCTGCAGGACCTTGGTGCCTGGTGCGGTCAACCCAATCGTGTTGTTCTCGTCGACAGCAGTCATGGAGAAGTGGATCGCCCCAGTCATGCCGATGGGACATTGCAAGGCATCACCGATCCGGAGGACCCCCTGCGGATTGACGCCCTCATGCCTGACGGCCCGGAGCAGTACATCGCCTGGTTCCGTCAGCTCTCTGATCGTCGCCGTGTGGGTTGA
- the arsS gene encoding arsenosugar biosynthesis radical SAM (seleno)protein ArsS (Some members of this family are selenoproteins.): protein MTVVESVFPHLKRGQLTTLQVNLGYRCNQSCAHCHVNAGPTRTEMMSADLLALIPQILERHSISCLDLTGGAPELHPSFRALVRQARSRGTTVIDRCNLTILSEPRQEDLAEFLAEQGVCITASLPCYSAENVDQQRGDGVFERSISGLRQLNALGYGTGDPSRQLDLVYNPLGPVLPPPQQALEADYKNALGGLGIRFDRLLTLANMPIQRFAKQLERSGDLQRYQTLLEDAHNPDNLGAVMCRQLISVDWQGYLYDCDFNQQLGLPCPGEVRHLRDLICLETVPMDQPIHTGGHCFGCTAGAGSSCGGALQG, encoded by the coding sequence GTGACTGTCGTAGAGAGCGTTTTCCCGCACCTGAAGCGCGGACAGCTCACAACGTTGCAGGTCAATCTCGGCTACCGCTGCAACCAAAGCTGTGCCCATTGTCATGTCAATGCAGGGCCCACCCGCACCGAGATGATGTCAGCGGATCTGCTGGCGTTGATTCCGCAAATCCTTGAACGGCATTCAATCTCCTGCCTCGATCTCACGGGGGGAGCACCGGAGTTGCACCCCAGCTTTCGCGCGTTGGTGCGTCAGGCGCGCTCCCGCGGCACCACCGTGATTGACCGCTGCAATCTCACGATCCTCAGTGAACCCCGCCAGGAAGATCTGGCTGAATTCCTGGCGGAGCAGGGGGTTTGCATCACGGCCTCCTTGCCCTGCTACAGCGCCGAGAACGTAGACCAACAGAGGGGCGATGGCGTGTTTGAGCGCAGCATCAGCGGGCTGCGACAGCTCAATGCCCTGGGCTATGGAACGGGCGATCCAAGCCGGCAGCTGGATCTCGTCTACAACCCGCTGGGTCCGGTTCTGCCTCCTCCTCAGCAGGCCTTGGAGGCGGATTACAAGAACGCCCTGGGCGGGTTGGGAATTCGCTTCGATCGTCTACTGACGTTGGCGAACATGCCCATTCAACGTTTCGCCAAGCAACTGGAACGCAGTGGCGACTTGCAGCGCTATCAGACACTTCTGGAGGACGCACACAATCCGGACAATCTGGGGGCTGTGATGTGCCGTCAGCTGATCAGTGTGGATTGGCAGGGCTATCTCTACGACTGCGATTTCAATCAGCAGCTCGGCCTGCCCTGCCCCGGGGAGGTCCGTCACCTTCGCGATCTGATCTGCCTTGAGACCGTTCCGATGGATCAGCCCATCCACACGGGGGGGCATTGTTTTGGCTGCACCGCTGGCGCCGGGTCAAGTTGTGGCGGCGCGCTTCAGGGCTGA
- a CDS encoding DUF3721 domain-containing protein yields the protein MPMQRICCAVVALMLTATTALAGSHGKPKQAMFKTQAEAVAAAPGFGCTGAHQMGEMWMVCDKHGDADHHGAH from the coding sequence ATGCCGATGCAACGCATTTGTTGTGCTGTGGTCGCATTGATGCTCACGGCGACAACGGCCTTGGCCGGATCCCATGGCAAGCCCAAGCAGGCGATGTTCAAGACACAGGCTGAAGCCGTGGCGGCGGCCCCAGGCTTTGGCTGCACGGGTGCTCACCAGATGGGTGAGATGTGGATGGTCTGCGACAAGCACGGTGATGCAGACCACCACGGGGCTCACTGA
- a CDS encoding Fur family transcriptional regulator: protein MTSSSAPAATDITLQQGLHQDGRRLTPQRKRVLELFERIGSGYHLSAEEVHQQLAALEMKVSLATVYRTLRLLADMGLLQELELSEGGRRFELAVDDHRQHHHVVCIRCGRTEEFESEPVLAAGATAAAHVGFQLIEASLNVRAICPKCQG from the coding sequence GTGACATCGTCCTCCGCACCTGCCGCCACGGACATCACCCTGCAGCAGGGGCTGCATCAGGACGGGCGCCGCCTGACCCCGCAACGCAAACGGGTTCTTGAGCTGTTCGAACGCATTGGGTCGGGCTACCACCTCAGTGCCGAAGAGGTGCACCAGCAGCTGGCAGCACTTGAGATGAAGGTGTCTCTGGCAACCGTGTATCGCACCCTGCGCTTGCTGGCCGACATGGGTCTGCTCCAGGAGCTGGAGCTCAGTGAAGGGGGTCGACGCTTCGAGCTTGCCGTTGACGATCACCGCCAACATCACCATGTGGTGTGCATCCGCTGCGGCCGCACCGAGGAATTCGAAAGTGAACCCGTGCTGGCAGCAGGAGCTACTGCCGCCGCCCATGTTGGTTTTCAGTTGATTGAGGCGAGCCTGAACGTGCGCGCGATCTGCCCCAAATGTCAGGGGTAG
- a CDS encoding DUF3764 family protein: protein METHVLTFTITKSFAEWVATYDASLPLQKIAGITSLYRGVSKDDPSKVCAVMQAAPGVMEQFISDNTDTIAASGHVIESTVSQVFVDS from the coding sequence ATGGAAACCCACGTCCTCACCTTTACCATCACCAAGTCATTTGCTGAATGGGTCGCCACCTATGACGCATCCCTGCCGCTTCAGAAAATCGCTGGCATCACCTCCCTTTACCGGGGAGTCAGCAAGGACGACCCCAGCAAGGTCTGCGCGGTGATGCAAGCCGCTCCCGGGGTGATGGAGCAATTCATCTCCGACAACACTGACACGATCGCCGCTTCAGGACATGTGATTGAAAGCACCGTGAGTCAGGTTTTCGTCGACAGCTGA
- a CDS encoding TIGR02450 family Trp-rich protein gives MAWRPARAWTSQSPVSGYRHFELITQGGSGPQRWVELEAVLAPSHRERVLWSELKDPTRWSSGWQSIPKSDEDSSTQ, from the coding sequence ATGGCCTGGCGTCCTGCTCGGGCCTGGACCAGCCAAAGCCCGGTTTCCGGTTACCGCCACTTCGAGCTGATCACGCAAGGGGGAAGTGGTCCGCAGCGATGGGTCGAGTTGGAGGCTGTGCTGGCTCCGTCGCATCGCGAACGGGTTCTCTGGAGTGAGCTCAAGGATCCAACCCGCTGGAGCAGCGGCTGGCAGTCCATCCCTAAGAGCGATGAGGATTCTTCAACTCAGTGA
- a CDS encoding metallophosphoesterase → MRILQLSDPHLVAADQGPVRRRPALAHFERALQVGGAMNPDLVLVTGDLCQDESWGGYVRLRRALSQHVRCPVALLPGNHDHPLLLDAVLGRTWAIAPADLLVQGVRVLLLSSHRVGSAAGELGPLQLRWLAQRLQCSERRDLPLVVALHHPPIAIGDAGMDAIRLLDQACLEELLRPHRALQVVLFGHIHQHWQGSWATRPDVLLLGCPSTLSSFKAVQPCPLGRADDPGGRLLEVTPEGNVQHQVLRWSSV, encoded by the coding sequence ATGAGGATTCTTCAACTCAGTGACCCACACCTGGTAGCCGCTGATCAGGGGCCGGTGCGGAGACGGCCGGCCCTTGCTCACTTTGAGCGAGCTCTTCAGGTTGGTGGCGCCATGAACCCCGATTTGGTGCTGGTGACGGGGGACCTTTGCCAGGACGAAAGCTGGGGTGGTTATGTCCGGCTGCGGCGGGCTTTAAGCCAACACGTGCGCTGCCCGGTTGCTCTGCTGCCCGGCAATCACGATCACCCGCTGCTTCTGGATGCTGTGCTGGGCAGGACGTGGGCAATAGCTCCCGCTGATTTGCTGGTGCAGGGCGTGAGAGTGCTGCTGCTGAGCAGCCATCGGGTGGGTTCAGCTGCCGGCGAGCTCGGCCCGCTTCAGCTTCGTTGGCTGGCGCAGCGCCTGCAGTGTTCTGAGCGCCGTGATCTGCCCCTGGTGGTCGCTCTTCATCATCCACCGATCGCCATCGGTGATGCCGGCATGGATGCGATCCGGCTCCTCGATCAGGCTTGTCTTGAGGAGCTGTTGCGTCCCCATCGGGCCCTGCAGGTGGTGCTCTTTGGACACATCCATCAGCATTGGCAGGGCTCCTGGGCAACGCGGCCTGACGTATTGCTGCTTGGATGCCCCTCCACGCTCAGCAGTTTCAAAGCGGTGCAGCCCTGCCCCCTGGGTCGTGCCGATGATCCTGGGGGAAGGCTGCTCGAGGTGACGCCTGAGGGAAACGTTCAACACCAAGTGCTGCGCTGGAGCAGTGTCTGA
- a CDS encoding putative 2OG-Fe(II) oxygenase yields the protein MDVLDLFPRSILRGTLPDPLLQQLTALSESVLAHPDASPDASAKLAGQLRQQRELRPDQPGVQELSNDHLLPACDRWIRHVMDRQPPQGRGPWVPGRYRLQMINLWLNCQTAGDYNPTHTHGGSFSGVIFLKVPPQINANSFDGQLCFHGPEDWHIQSFRTGMAHYVLPVPGEFYVFPAWQPHSVMPFRGDGERWSLAFNVVAAPGVAPTAMQQPATQQQPLGNVSLSSQRPTAKGF from the coding sequence GTGGACGTTCTCGATCTGTTTCCCCGCTCAATCCTTCGGGGCACCCTGCCGGATCCCCTACTCCAGCAGCTGACTGCGCTGAGCGAAAGCGTTCTCGCCCACCCTGATGCCAGCCCCGATGCATCGGCGAAGCTGGCAGGTCAGCTGCGTCAGCAGCGCGAACTAAGGCCTGATCAACCCGGCGTGCAGGAGCTCAGCAACGACCACCTGCTGCCGGCCTGTGATCGCTGGATCCGCCATGTGATGGACCGTCAACCTCCCCAGGGTCGCGGCCCCTGGGTTCCAGGTCGCTACCGCTTGCAGATGATTAATCTCTGGCTCAATTGCCAGACCGCAGGTGACTACAACCCCACCCACACCCATGGCGGCAGCTTTTCAGGAGTGATCTTTCTGAAGGTGCCACCGCAGATCAACGCCAACAGTTTTGATGGCCAACTCTGCTTCCACGGTCCGGAAGACTGGCACATTCAGTCGTTCCGCACCGGCATGGCGCACTATGTGCTGCCCGTCCCCGGTGAGTTCTACGTGTTCCCGGCCTGGCAACCCCATTCCGTGATGCCCTTCCGCGGCGATGGGGAACGCTGGTCGCTGGCCTTCAATGTTGTTGCAGCGCCGGGTGTTGCACCAACAGCAATGCAGCAGCCCGCCACCCAACAGCAACCTCTGGGCAACGTCTCCCTCTCCAGTCAGCGGCCCACGGCCAAAGGCTTTTGA
- a CDS encoding L,D-transpeptidase: MGPPFMLIVMLRHALLLPVLLGSCVAAAASDLPGQRGPTTVLLQGDELQLSTRRTAELFPDGNRIWKVELHRGARLLASWPAASGLAGRQSADRRWSPGNAAPLPVDRYSLGRPEPWGNDLWFDLTPRFDTTRSAFGIHRCYPGTGCICIPKHADIDALASWVKASGIRTLKVLN, from the coding sequence GTGGGACCACCGTTCATGTTGATCGTGATGCTGCGACACGCCCTCCTGCTGCCTGTGCTGCTTGGAAGCTGTGTTGCTGCGGCAGCCTCTGATCTTCCTGGGCAACGGGGGCCAACGACAGTGCTGCTGCAGGGCGATGAGCTGCAGCTCAGCACCCGCCGAACGGCCGAGCTGTTCCCAGACGGCAACCGCATCTGGAAGGTTGAATTGCATCGCGGTGCGCGCTTGCTGGCCAGCTGGCCAGCAGCCAGTGGTTTGGCCGGGCGCCAGAGCGCTGATCGCCGCTGGAGCCCCGGCAACGCAGCCCCTTTGCCCGTCGACAGGTACAGCCTGGGGCGTCCGGAGCCGTGGGGGAATGACCTCTGGTTCGACCTGACCCCTCGCTTCGATACCACCCGCAGTGCCTTTGGAATTCACCGGTGTTATCCCGGCACAGGCTGCATCTGCATTCCCAAGCACGCAGACATCGACGCCTTGGCCAGTTGGGTCAAGGCCTCTGGGATTCGCACCCTGAAGGTGTTGAACTGA